The following coding sequences are from one Leptospira mayottensis 200901116 window:
- a CDS encoding spiro-SPASM protein, with translation MKFPIFHSAVFLSPETASLLESENERENLLLLSLRKLSKVLPESTVFFNAWPFPKKIDTYNLLNIRILEDRSEISFVKKISSELPQSRTGDPDWDDASFFYFTGLFPCLDENLSLEIYRRHDLYLSQYSYSENLPSGIIPTILSREFTNGIPEAVNTSVQEYLSKNINHYDVEIFYHDPDLRQYRLDFSLKNKRSLNLVRGFLKFKEEWNYSDIHPWIQEHPEVFRTGPSYLELEVYRGCELSCSFCPRQFSPNDQDGSFLSPVFLENLLKQQEESFSNEYSVCFGGLGEPLLHPEFTKLLSTAFQFSSSLLQEFFIETALYTDLNSTLGFLNALDSSFRQKITWIVNLTTRNQEKYNSLYGKKDLNRVLSNLEQLGKIFPKNRIYLQFLKIQEVEDEVEVWVDETEKQGYGVILQKYNRYAGLMPEKRVTDLTPIQREFCWHLNRDLYVNSDGTVSVCKQAPGKVFGNLHKETLMQIWQKGLPSFANSLNGKHETTGAPCLNCDEWYTFNA, from the coding sequence ATGAAATTTCCGATCTTCCATTCTGCCGTATTTCTTAGTCCGGAAACGGCATCTCTGCTGGAATCCGAAAACGAAAGGGAAAATCTTCTACTTCTTTCCCTCAGAAAACTTTCCAAGGTTCTTCCCGAATCCACGGTTTTTTTCAACGCATGGCCCTTCCCCAAAAAAATAGATACATACAATCTTTTGAATATTAGAATATTAGAAGACCGGTCGGAAATCTCGTTCGTAAAAAAAATTTCTTCCGAACTTCCCCAATCCAGAACCGGAGATCCGGACTGGGATGATGCTTCCTTCTTTTACTTTACCGGACTTTTCCCTTGTTTGGACGAAAACTTAAGCCTGGAAATCTACCGAAGACACGATCTCTATCTTTCCCAGTATTCTTACAGCGAGAACCTACCTTCTGGAATCATTCCCACAATTTTATCCAGAGAGTTTACGAACGGGATTCCGGAAGCCGTCAATACGAGCGTTCAGGAATATCTCAGCAAAAATATCAACCACTATGACGTTGAAATCTTTTATCACGACCCAGATCTAAGACAATACAGACTCGACTTCTCTTTAAAAAATAAAAGATCCTTAAACCTAGTCAGAGGATTTTTGAAATTCAAAGAGGAATGGAACTATTCCGATATCCATCCGTGGATTCAGGAACATCCGGAAGTTTTTAGAACCGGTCCTTCGTATTTAGAATTAGAAGTATATCGAGGATGCGAATTAAGTTGCAGCTTTTGTCCGAGACAATTTTCACCTAACGATCAAGACGGATCTTTTCTTAGTCCGGTATTTCTGGAGAATTTACTGAAACAACAGGAAGAATCCTTTTCCAACGAATACAGCGTTTGCTTCGGAGGATTAGGCGAACCTCTCTTGCATCCCGAATTTACGAAGTTACTTTCTACCGCTTTTCAATTTTCCTCCTCTTTATTACAGGAATTTTTTATAGAAACAGCTCTTTATACCGACTTAAATTCAACTTTAGGTTTTTTGAATGCGTTAGATTCCTCATTTAGGCAAAAAATCACTTGGATCGTAAATCTCACGACCCGAAACCAGGAAAAATATAACTCTCTCTACGGAAAAAAAGATCTGAACCGAGTACTTTCAAACCTGGAACAACTTGGTAAAATCTTTCCAAAAAATAGAATCTATCTTCAATTTTTAAAAATTCAGGAAGTCGAAGACGAAGTAGAAGTTTGGGTGGATGAAACTGAAAAACAAGGTTACGGAGTCATTCTTCAAAAATACAATCGTTATGCTGGCCTTATGCCGGAAAAAAGAGTTACCGATCTCACTCCAATTCAGAGAGAATTTTGCTGGCATCTCAACCGGGATCTTTATGTGAATTCGGACGGAACCGTTTCCGTCTGTAAACAAGCTCCGGGCAAGGTATTCGGAAATCTTCATAAAGAAACCCTAATGCAGATTTGGCAAAAAGGCCTACCCTCTTTCGCCAATTCGTTAAACGGAAAACATGAAACTACGGGTGCACCCTGTCTGAATTGTGATGAGTGGTATACGTTCAACGCGTAA
- a CDS encoding putative peptidyl-prolyl cis-trans isomerase — translation MNSKQTYAKNFFFTGTFVFLFLQNPIQTAESLNRVIATVGTISISELDLDDASEKYNKLQKHLKHEDFRKSLRTRIIDFLIDRAIVDVVAEEESIQVNEQRVDSEIEKRMEVMGITNRKQFEKAMETSSGMPFELWVTELPYQIKKGQLLQLKIAVPPPNEQEIKNWYNQNRDKVGFEIRYRIISIAPENDSVQEENRLYKELSDIRKSVLTDPSSFALIAGSPRNDPALRSRRGMVEWISSFDLYKYSKITATIAAPLPNGGVSEVFRDERKRYSILKIEGKRPTPMENLRGGIQNILYRDKEEDTFHRWLKESRAEIPIQIFDDAYRKENKIPLKEETFHLD, via the coding sequence ATGAATTCAAAGCAAACTTACGCAAAAAACTTTTTCTTTACGGGAACGTTTGTATTTCTGTTTTTACAAAATCCGATTCAAACGGCGGAGTCCCTCAACCGAGTCATCGCGACCGTCGGAACGATTTCTATCTCGGAGCTCGATCTTGACGACGCAAGCGAGAAATATAACAAACTCCAAAAACACTTAAAACATGAAGACTTTCGTAAATCCCTCAGAACGAGAATTATAGACTTTCTGATCGACCGCGCCATCGTGGACGTCGTCGCCGAAGAAGAATCGATTCAAGTCAACGAACAAAGAGTCGATTCCGAAATCGAAAAAAGAATGGAAGTAATGGGAATTACAAATCGTAAACAATTCGAAAAAGCAATGGAAACTTCTTCAGGTATGCCTTTCGAACTCTGGGTCACAGAACTTCCGTACCAAATCAAAAAAGGACAACTTCTTCAGTTAAAAATCGCAGTCCCTCCTCCGAATGAACAGGAAATCAAGAACTGGTACAACCAGAACAGAGACAAGGTCGGGTTTGAAATTCGATATAGAATTATTTCAATCGCCCCCGAAAACGACTCCGTCCAAGAAGAAAACAGACTCTACAAGGAACTTTCCGATATCAGGAAATCGGTTCTCACAGATCCTTCTTCCTTTGCATTGATCGCGGGTTCACCCAGAAACGATCCGGCCCTTAGATCCAGAAGAGGAATGGTAGAATGGATTTCTTCCTTCGATCTTTACAAATATAGTAAGATCACGGCCACGATTGCGGCGCCTCTTCCTAACGGAGGAGTTTCCGAAGTATTTAGAGACGAAAGAAAAAGATATTCAATCCTTAAGATAGAAGGCAAAAGACCAACTCCAATGGAAAACCTACGCGGCGGGATCCAGAACATTCTCTACAGGGATAAGGAAGAAGATACGTTTCACAGATGGCTGAAAGAATCCAGAGCCGAAATTCCGATCCAAATTTTCGACGATGCCTATAGAAAAGAAAATAAGATTCCCCTTAAGGAAGAGACGTTCCATTTGGATTGA
- a CDS encoding methyl-accepting chemotaxis protein yields the protein MSIRFRISLYLSIVLFIGFSILAAINSITTYRNLKSEVENNSTITSERWSLEVKDILDSAMFYARGFRSPLIFTSPPREAVITSIKEVIERNPNFFALWLVYEPNLYDGKDAQYRNTFGHDSTGRFVPYAFQSGEKGKARIRPNVGYENLDGTGDFYQIPKRNDTYYVSEPYRYKSDSVDTMMISIVAPISKDGFFRGACGIDLKAEELQKKFGEVKPFRNQGYMTLLSPSGLYTVNGKNPSLIGNKIPDAQELEFYLKKSQEGKNFTYSSEAHTHYFFPFHVGKDKRFWTLQVSIPDSIYTDEMFNTIFSRALTAILILVSVLLCVNFIFQRLISAGLLKAVGFSEEIANGNLIAQSSHDKKDEIGTLLGSMNQMRESLLKVLREIGGSAKMLKDTSEKMANSSRNFSDVAQTQASAAEESSAAVEELAASAQNVGKSMEKAVFSMKEIDGNVVRLKEQIVNINREMQDLVELAALSKEQGVTGENAMAASTSAMAAIGDSASRITEILSIITEISEKTNLLALNAAIEAARAGEAGKGFAVVAEEIGKLASQTSSSVQEIGSLVNSTNTAVLNGNTKVAEASNMLQKLREQVEEFDRYAKNVLASVKNQEENTKEISQSANELMTFSLQIEEAVLEQKRATDEITKTIMSISDGTQEIASGAEDLTSFSGNMYGQAQNLGQLIGKFKTD from the coding sequence ATGAGTATTCGATTTCGTATTTCCCTTTATTTATCCATAGTTCTATTTATCGGATTCAGCATCCTCGCCGCAATCAACTCAATTACCACTTATAGAAATCTGAAATCGGAAGTGGAAAACAATTCAACGATTACTTCTGAACGCTGGTCCTTGGAAGTGAAAGACATTCTGGACTCCGCCATGTTCTATGCGAGAGGATTTCGCTCTCCTCTCATCTTCACTTCCCCGCCAAGAGAAGCCGTTATCACTTCGATCAAAGAAGTCATAGAAAGAAACCCGAATTTTTTCGCTCTCTGGCTGGTCTATGAGCCAAACCTCTATGACGGCAAAGACGCTCAATATCGAAATACTTTCGGACACGATTCTACTGGAAGATTCGTTCCTTATGCATTTCAATCCGGTGAAAAAGGAAAAGCCCGAATCAGACCCAACGTTGGTTATGAGAATCTAGACGGAACGGGCGACTTCTATCAGATTCCCAAAAGGAACGATACTTATTACGTTTCAGAACCGTACCGCTACAAATCCGATAGTGTAGATACGATGATGATTTCCATCGTTGCTCCAATCAGCAAGGACGGTTTCTTTAGAGGAGCCTGCGGGATCGATTTAAAAGCGGAAGAATTACAAAAAAAATTCGGGGAAGTCAAACCGTTTCGCAATCAGGGATATATGACTTTGCTTTCTCCAAGCGGACTTTATACGGTAAACGGAAAAAACCCTTCCTTAATCGGAAATAAAATTCCAGACGCCCAAGAATTGGAATTTTATCTTAAAAAAAGCCAGGAAGGAAAAAACTTCACTTACAGTTCCGAAGCACACACACACTATTTCTTTCCGTTTCATGTCGGTAAAGACAAACGTTTTTGGACGTTGCAGGTAAGTATTCCCGATTCGATCTATACGGACGAAATGTTCAATACGATTTTCTCAAGAGCTTTAACGGCTATCCTTATACTGGTCTCCGTTCTTCTTTGTGTAAATTTTATATTCCAAAGATTGATCTCAGCCGGACTTCTCAAAGCCGTCGGATTCTCCGAAGAAATTGCAAACGGAAATTTAATCGCACAAAGTTCCCACGACAAAAAGGACGAGATCGGAACACTTCTCGGCTCCATGAATCAGATGCGGGAAAGTCTTCTCAAAGTTCTACGAGAAATCGGTGGTTCCGCAAAAATGCTCAAAGATACTTCCGAGAAAATGGCGAATTCTTCCAGAAATTTCTCCGACGTCGCACAAACACAAGCTTCCGCTGCAGAAGAATCTTCAGCTGCCGTCGAAGAACTTGCTGCTTCTGCTCAAAACGTTGGCAAGTCTATGGAGAAGGCCGTATTCAGCATGAAGGAAATCGACGGGAACGTCGTGAGACTCAAAGAACAAATTGTTAATATAAACAGAGAGATGCAGGACTTAGTCGAACTCGCTGCTCTATCCAAAGAACAAGGAGTCACCGGGGAAAACGCAATGGCCGCATCCACAAGTGCAATGGCCGCTATCGGCGACAGCGCTTCCAGGATCACGGAAATCTTATCAATCATCACCGAAATCTCCGAAAAAACAAATTTACTTGCACTCAACGCCGCTATCGAAGCGGCAAGAGCAGGGGAAGCAGGAAAAGGTTTTGCAGTCGTCGCTGAAGAAATCGGAAAACTAGCATCACAGACTTCTTCAAGCGTTCAAGAAATCGGGTCCCTTGTAAATTCCACGAACACCGCTGTATTAAACGGAAATACTAAAGTCGCAGAAGCATCCAACATGCTCCAGAAGCTGAGGGAACAAGTTGAAGAATTTGATCGATACGCCAAGAACGTTCTTGCATCCGTTAAAAACCAGGAAGAAAATACGAAAGAAATTTCTCAGAGTGCAAACGAACTTATGACCTTCAGTTTACAAATCGAAGAAGCAGTCTTAGAACAAAAACGTGCCACCGACGAAATTACAAAGACCATCATGAGTATTTCCGACGGAACTCAGGAAATCGCGTCAGGTGCGGAAGATCTTACTTCTTTCTCCGGAAACATGTACGGACAAGCGCAAAATCTGGGGCAATTGATAGGAAAATTTAAGACCGACTAA
- a CDS encoding methyl-accepting chemotaxis protein, which produces MSIRFRISLYLSIVLFIGFGILATINSYTAYKKLEQEVVNSSEVTAERWTLEIKDYLDTGMGIIRGFRFPLLFDSPPRGKVILALQEILKANENYFGARVAYEPNGFDGQDDQFENTTGHDATGRFIPYLHRGKTDEEIVLEAAKYYDSQGLEGEWYQIPKKTNLQFVTDPYYYELDGKIKILMISLIVPFRVGNQFYGVGGLDYRLEELQKLIGSKKPFQDQGYLTLISPRGIYAVNSFDGNLVGKQIPDAQELEFYLKESQEETGKKFTTDSNGYTHYFFPFHIGKDKRFWALQVSIPNSIYRTAIISILFQSFVATILILVSVLLCVNFIFQRLISAGLLKAVGFSEEIANGNLIAQSSHDKKDEIGTLLGSMNQMRENLLKVLREIGGSAYTLRDTSEKMADSSRNFSDVAQTQASAAEESSAAVEELAASAQNVGKSMEKAVFSMKEIDGNVVRLKEQIVNINREMQDLVELAALSKEQGVTGENAMAASTSAMAAIGDSASRITEILSIITEISEKTNLLALNAAIEAARAGEAGKGFAVVAEEIGKLASQTSSSVQEIGSLVNSTNTAVLNGNTKVAEASNVLKKLREQVEEFDRYAKNVLASVKNQEENTKEISQSANELMTFSLQIEEAVLEQKRATDEITKTIMSISDGTQEIASGADDLTSFSGNIHGQAQNLGQLIGKFKTN; this is translated from the coding sequence ATGAGCATTCGATTTCGCATTTCTTTGTATCTTTCGATCGTATTGTTTATCGGTTTTGGAATTCTTGCAACAATCAACTCATATACAGCCTATAAAAAACTAGAACAAGAAGTGGTCAACAGTTCCGAAGTAACTGCGGAACGTTGGACCTTGGAAATAAAAGATTATTTAGATACAGGTATGGGTATAATCCGGGGTTTCCGATTCCCGCTTTTATTCGATTCCCCTCCCCGAGGCAAAGTTATCTTAGCCTTGCAGGAAATACTGAAGGCGAACGAGAATTATTTCGGTGCCCGAGTAGCCTACGAACCGAACGGTTTCGACGGACAAGATGATCAATTTGAAAATACTACCGGGCATGATGCCACCGGAAGATTCATTCCTTATCTTCACCGTGGAAAAACGGATGAAGAAATCGTATTGGAAGCCGCTAAGTATTATGACAGCCAGGGTTTGGAAGGAGAATGGTATCAAATCCCTAAAAAAACGAATCTTCAATTTGTAACTGACCCGTATTATTATGAACTCGATGGAAAGATAAAAATCCTTATGATATCTCTGATCGTTCCGTTCCGTGTAGGGAATCAATTTTACGGGGTAGGTGGTCTCGATTATCGATTGGAGGAATTACAAAAACTGATCGGAAGTAAAAAACCGTTCCAAGATCAAGGTTACTTAACCCTTATCTCTCCAAGGGGAATTTATGCCGTGAATAGTTTTGACGGTAATCTAGTGGGAAAACAAATTCCAGACGCCCAAGAATTGGAATTTTATCTTAAAGAAAGTCAGGAAGAGACCGGAAAAAAATTTACCACCGACTCGAACGGATATACGCATTATTTCTTTCCATTTCATATCGGCAAAGACAAACGTTTTTGGGCGTTGCAGGTAAGTATTCCCAATTCGATTTATCGAACCGCGATCATTTCCATTCTCTTTCAAAGTTTCGTTGCCACCATACTCATACTGGTCTCCGTTCTTCTTTGTGTAAATTTTATATTCCAAAGATTGATCTCAGCCGGACTTCTCAAAGCCGTCGGATTCTCCGAAGAAATTGCAAACGGAAATTTAATCGCACAAAGTTCCCACGACAAAAAGGATGAGATCGGAACACTTCTCGGCTCCATGAATCAGATGCGGGAAAATCTTCTCAAAGTTCTACGAGAAATCGGTGGTTCCGCATACACTCTCAGAGATACTTCCGAGAAAATGGCGGATTCTTCCAGAAATTTCTCCGACGTCGCACAAACACAAGCTTCCGCTGCAGAAGAATCTTCAGCTGCCGTCGAAGAACTTGCTGCTTCTGCTCAAAACGTTGGCAAGTCTATGGAGAAGGCCGTATTCAGCATGAAGGAAATCGACGGGAACGTAGTGAGACTCAAAGAACAAATTGTTAATATAAACAGAGAGATGCAGGACTTAGTCGAACTCGCTGCTCTATCCAAAGAACAAGGAGTCACCGGGGAAAACGCAATGGCCGCATCCACAAGTGCAATGGCCGCTATCGGCGACAGCGCTTCCAGAATCACGGAAATCTTATCAATCATCACCGAAATCTCCGAAAAAACAAATTTACTTGCACTCAACGCCGCTATCGAAGCTGCAAGAGCAGGGGAAGCAGGAAAAGGTTTTGCAGTCGTTGCTGAAGAAATCGGAAAATTGGCATCACAGACTTCTTCAAGCGTTCAAGAAATCGGGTCCCTTGTAAATTCCACAAACACCGCTGTATTAAACGGAAATACTAAAGTCGCAGAAGCATCTAACGTTCTCAAGAAGCTGAGGGAACAAGTTGAAGAATTTGATCGATACGCCAAGAACGTTCTTGCATCCGTTAAAAACCAGGAAGAAAATACGAAAGAAATTTCTCAGAGTGCAAACGAACTTATGACCTTCAGTTTACAAATCGAAGAAGCAGTCTTAGAACAAAAACGTGCCACCGACGAAATTACAAAGACCATCATGAGTATTTCCGACGGAACTCAGGAAATCGCGTCAGGTGCAGACGATCTTACTTCTTTCTCCGGAAACATACATGGACAAGCGCAAAATCTGGGGCAATTGATAGGAAAATTTAAGACAAATTGA